Part of the Oncorhynchus mykiss isolate Arlee chromosome 12, USDA_OmykA_1.1, whole genome shotgun sequence genome, gCCACTCCAGatggcatattttcttctgttgaagtcattcttttgttgatttacttctgtgttttgggtcgttctcctgttgcatcaccaaacttctgttgagcttaAATTGGCAGGCcaatagccttacattctcctgcaaaatgtcttgataaacttaggaattcatttttccattgatgatagcaagctgtccaagCCCTGAggtagcaaagcagccccaaaccatgatgctccctccaccatactttacagttgggatgtggttttgatgttggtgtgctgtgcctttttttctccacacatagtgttgtgtgttcctcccAAACAACACAATCTTAGTTGCATCTGTCCACATAATATTTTGCTtctggaacatccaggtgctcttttgcgaacttcagacgtgcatcaatgtttttttggacagcaatgacttcttctgtggtgtcctcccatgaacacgaTTGTTTAGTGTGTTACGCATcatagactcatcaacagagacgttagcatgttccagagatttctgtaagtctttagctgacactctaggattcttcttaacctcattgagcattctgcgctgtgctcttgcagttaTCTTTGCAGAACAgccagagagtagcaacagtgctgaactttctccatttatagacaatttgtcttaccatggactgatgaacatcaaggcttttatagattcttttgtaaccctttccagcttgaTGCAAGTCagcaattcttaatcttaggtcttccgagatctcttttgttcgaggcatggttcacatcaggcaatgcttcttgtgagtagcaaactcacattttgtgagtgtttattATAGGGCAGGGAAGCTGATTGGACTCCAACTGATTGGACTCTaggttagctgactccaattagcttttagCCTAGCGGTTAGCATACTTTCTCCAACTTACATTGTAAATgattaaatgatgtattcaacaGACAAGAAAAAGAccataatgtgtgtgttattagtttaagcacactacgTTTGTCTAtggttgtgacttagatgaagataagatcaaattgtatgaccaatttatgcagaaatccaggtcattccaaGGGGTtcgcatactttttcttgccactgtagctaagctacttcaattacctcgtacccctgcacatcagctcagtactggtacttcctgtatatagccatttgATTTGTACTCTTCATTGTCATTTGTTATTCTCtgtgtcactatttctattttaTAAAAataacctgtaggtaagcatttcactgttagtctacatctgctgtttacgaagcatttgacaaataatatttgatttgaataaaaaaaatgcTATGAAAATGCTAAAAATGCTATGGTACAGAGGATATGTGAACAATGCTATAAAAAAAATGATGTTTTCAATCTCTGTAGATAAATACAGACTACAATAGGCCTATTATTGAATTATAAAAGGCTTGGAAATAACCTAGGCCTATATAGTTTTTCAATTATTATTAGCCTGTTTCTGGAATAAGCCTAATggcaatgaaaaaaaaaacatgataggCTATAAACATAGGCCTACCTTACAAGGCACTAGTTCTAGGCAATCCATGATGAGATGGAAATATTCCCAGCTATTTGATTGGGCTTGGTTATGAGATTGATTGTCATGGTAGTTTGTCAATTCCGATACTATGTCAACGATATCCCTATCAGTGACTTTTCATTGGGGAGAGAGGAAATTACTCCACATGAGATGCTGCAAGGCGGTGGacggccactagatggcagcaatgGCATAGTTGGGGAAACGAATCCTTGGTGGGCACAGTGTACGCAGACAGGTTTAATCATCAAGCCGATTATAATTATGAGCAGGCAGTTTCATGCGTTCAATAAAAATATTAATTCGTTTTTGTTGCCGTTAAAACTAATGAATGGACCGCTATCGCCTAACACAATGTATAGCTTACATACCCTGTGTAGTGAACATGTTGCCTTTGTCTTCCCTATTGCACATTTATTTCCATATAGGCACATTTAAAAACGCCAGATTGAGAAGCGTTGTGTGGCGTGTGTAGCCTataataaaatgttttatttataatGCAATTCAAAACGAAAGTAGGCTAAACACGAATGGCAGTAAAATTGCATAGAACATCGTAAACTAAAGATTTAGAGAGTTAAGATTTTTAGAGGTGTAGGCTAAATAAAGAATTTCATCCGTTTCCGTTTCTTCCATCCTTATATGAAAGTAGCAGGTGATCCTTGTATATTTGAACAATTGTTTATTTTAAGAGACCTACATGCCCTCTTGCCATCAAATTCGTTCAACATTATCATTTCAAAATCGAAATAATTCTTAAACCTATGTTTTCCAATTATATAATATCGTACCAGTTATACCAATTCCTAAATCTAAAGCATCGCAATGTAATCTAAAATAGGCCTACAAGCAACTTTTGTATGCTATTAAATTTCTTTACATATACTATAACATTTACCACAGACACATCTTCATTGTCCATGCTTAATTTCACCTAATTATGACCTATATTGAACAATTAAAACGATATTTAGCACAGACTGATATGGAACATAGAACGCTCCACCCTGCAGCAGACACGTCCAATCACATTTTGAGATTTAACAACTGAAACGCTTCATTGGCTCTTGCTATGAAGGCGGGGGATGTTGACGTAAGACCCTGACGTCCAATCAAAACAGACACCACACCCCATGTCTCATGACTATTCACAACTGAGATTACCATTGAAATTATTCATTTCGAAAGACACTGTGGGCTACAGCCTTCACTGCTCACAGGAACCCTTTTCGAAGAAACAAGAAAACAGTGTCAAATTAGGTATGATATATGGAACAAGAGCCATTTTGACAacacaaaatatacattttaattaGCTTGACAACAGGCAGactacatttgaaaaaaataagCTGTCAATAGAAATCAACAAAGCGAAAAATTGTTAGCCTCTTCTTCGTTGGCGTTAAAAAAGGAAATATTAAAAGTGTATTTGTCCATCATAGGCTAGTAACAAAATATGTTATTCTTATAGTCCTAATGGTGTTCTCAGTGCTTTAGAAAAAACATAGGCCTAACCAACTACACCAACTTCGTTTTAGTATGAATACAAAATAATTCTAAAACATAAATTAAACATGGGGTAACCTGACTTTCAACTAGATACAGGACTACTGTAACACTACACAGGCTATTGCCTTTTTCTGTTAAGTTTACAAAGCTTTAAAAGTGTAGTATAACATAACTTCATATTTCAAGTTCTCTATAACATAACTTCAGAATTATTGAAGCCCAAGCAACAGTTTCCCTAGTTGTGTAGGCCTGCACACATTACAACAAAATGCAGTTGATTGCTTGGTTTGGTTAAAACATTTCTTTACAGAGTATTTGTGGGTTAAGGGAAATTAACAAAATCATATGCTATAATATCTTGCAATTTATTGCAAATCAAATAAATTAAATAGATTATttccaaaataatacatacaaaagGTCAGCTTGCCTTCACATGAAAAATGCCCATACTTGCCACTAGTTACCATAAATATAGCCTATTTAAGCATAAAACGCTAAATACACCTTTAATATTTACACATACATTCCTACTGTCCATTCCACTGTAAGACATTTGACCTTTGGACAGGCGGTGTAGATCATTTGAGTATTGACCACTTTATTTGTTCTTTGGCAGACTGCATTATCTGGAAAGAAAAACCCCAGAAAGAACACTTTCAGATTCAATGTGGAAAAACAACATTATCACAGATCATATAGTAAGTAGCCTATTATAGTATGCAGTGTGTTATATTTATTGTTCATTGTGACACTTCAACCAGTAGGTGTCACTGTTGTATTAATGTGAATTTGAAGGGAACTGCTCACCTTTCATTATTTACATGAAATATGAGCTCCTTAAACTTGCAAGTGTAACATCAAACGTTGTAAGTGTATTTTGTGTAGTAGACACAAAAAAGTGACAGTCAGCTTCTCTGAGCAGACAAATGAATTTTCATCTTGCTTAGAAAGAATTTAATTCTATTCAATGACATGATGCAAGTGTGACTCAGTGATTTATAAAATGTCACTCTTCCTGCTAAAACGAAATTCCACAAGAGAAACAAACTGCATTTTTTTGGGCTgttgaaacagagatgcatagcATAAAACTACACACCAGGGGGCGCAAGGAACCCAGCTAAAATTATGAACTTGTGACTAGCGTTTACTGTCTACCTCTAGTCGTTTACGGTTTCGTTTAATGTTAAGTGTTTATTGTTTTAGGTTTATTGTCAAGGTCTAGTGTTTTTATATAGGCACCATGACAATTCCATTTCTATTAGAGGATCGAAAGGTATTGTCATTGACGTTTGGTTCCAACAAGGGAGAGAAACTGCCACAAGACAAATAGTTAATAGCTTTGGATATGAACCCTTCCTGGCAAGCAGGGTCTGACTCAGGAGTACAGGGCAGTCTGAAAGTCACACAGAGAGATGACCAGTATAGAACAGTCATGATGTGTCCATTCTATACACGTCATATCTATCTGCAACATTCTGGTCTTCTGAACACGCCCCAAGAGACTCAAAATGTCCCATGTTGGAGGGTGAAGAGTGAGAGGACTTACATTGGAGGTCATAGCCAATTTGTCCGTAATGTGCTGTGAGGGTTAAAGTAGAGGGTTAGGAGAAGAAGGAAAGAGGAAGAAACAGGCAGAACATTGCATGAAGGTAAGAGCAATTCAGCAGCCATGTTGATCAATGCAATGTGGCCCATTCCATAATTTACTATGCAGGTGTGAGCATGGCATCAAATCCAGATGCAGGTTAGTTCATGCTGGCAAAGCTTCAAACAATCAGGTACTATGAGTAGTAATATAATTGTCAATTTTCAAATGGAACAATACTGGGAGACAATTATCCATATATTGTGTACTGTGGCTTTATTCTACAGAACATTTAGTATTGAAATGATGAAAATGGGTAACTGGAAAGACATGAATCAGGGCTGGGGACAAATCCATTTAAAATCCAgtccattcaggaagtacacCAAATTCCAATTCCCAAGCATTGAAGATAATTTGAATTTTGGTGTACTTCCCGAATGGACAAAAATTcaaaatggaactgaccccaaccctgataagAATCATGTTATAGTTTATATGCAattaatatactgtacatgacaGTAGAATAGAAGGTTATGTCATCAGGTGTGAGCTGAAATTAATGGCTAAAGCTGTATCAATGGAAAAGTTAATCATAGTCTATACATGCAGTGACAttgctttgtttgtgtgtgtgtatgacctcACCTGGGCCACGCTCTGCTCTGACAGTGGGTTCTCATCCGCCTGGAATAGATCAAGTAAAAGAGGGGACATGACGTCATAGCAATCACACACCATTGTGTGTGTAAAGAGTCAAACACATAAAGCAAGCGACAACTAACATAATACCCTTATAACAATAATGTGATGCCTTGCATTGCTAATGTAAATACACTCTGACACTGGTGAATATGTCAATGACCACCGCAATCTAATCAAAATGGCTGCCTCACACAAGGCATGCATTGTGCAAGGGAGTACTACAAAGGGCCCCGCTGCTCTTAAAGTGTACCAACACCTATGGTATTTCCTGGAACCCCATACGACCTCCTTGAAACACTCTGGGTAACCTCAGTCTAACCCCTGACAAACCCAAGCAAGACAGACTTAGTGGACAGTTGTTCCAGCATTGTGAACCTAAAGTGGCATGCTCTCTCACCATGCAGTTACCTGCACTGGatctccctcaacccctccctccctcaccccctccctccctcaccccctccctccctcactcgcCCTCTCTGGTTGTTGGGGCAGTCTGTTGCTATGCACACTGGCttctgtccgtctgtccatcAATGTTACCAACGATGTAATCAAAGAGGTCGAAGCCGTAGGCTTGCTCTGAACCATCCAGCTGACAGTGTGAGGAGTTGGGTGGGgtcgggggagagagaggacacatgTAAGAGGAAGATGAGATGGACTTGGGTGATGAGGGGATGGTGGGGAGGGGGGCTGAAGACTGGCATTTGGTGTTGTGACATCAAATAAGTAAATTAATTTTCCTCAAACATACAGGTTATCAGATTCCACAACAATCCCACTAAACACAATCCCTACCTCAGTCGGTCCGAAAATATCATAATTTCCTATAGTCATCTGTGTCTTCAAGTATTGTACTCATATCAGAATCTGTATTCATCCATACAGTAGACACAGCCTGTGATTGTAGGTGTCTTACCCTGTAATTGACCTTCTGGATGACCTGTTGGGGGTCGCTTTCCAAGATCACCCTGGTAACACAATGCTAGGGTCAGTAACTCAGAGAACACAAGATATTGTACCAGTAACTCCCAAACCCCATCCCATGAATGATacgtcaaatcaaagtttattggtcgtgtacaaagtttaacagatgttatagcgggtgcagTTTAATTATTGTGTTAATAACTACTAACAAggcagtaaaatgtcaaacaaggACACAAATAATCCAACATTTtttcaaaacaagaaatgtgGGAAAGAAACCAATTATCAACACAAATAGCAAtgtaacagtaatccaaatgcaatctatacGTTACCCCCCGTCGATAATTTCGTCCACTACTAAGAAGACTCCGTCCAGGTTGTCCAATAGACACCTTCTCTCCACATTTTTCCTGGAAGTAAGAAAACTTGATTGACTTACTTGAATTGTAGTTAGTACGTGGAGCCCAATCTGTGATTGGGTCTCATATTATTGCCTTGTGACCAGAAATGTAGGGGACACTACTGCTCATGTCACCTTAGGCTATTCTGTACATTTCAAACACCGACTTAAATTAACTTCCTGTAGTACCAGTTGTCAAGGCTTGACATGATACTTAACAGCTGGCATTTTGTTTTTGTTAAATAGGAGAAAAACTGCATGAAGTGAGTAGAGAGCAAATAGATGAAttgactctctccctccctgcattGCTACTGCATTGGTTTCTATGGTAACGGCTCCAGCCCCTGTCAAGCTGTTCCACTacacagagggctctgggtgtgTCACTGTCATCCGATCATAATTTAACCCAAAATAAACAATCACTAACTTACTGCGGGCATCAACTGTTTCGGTTCCCCATATTTTGAACGCATGAAGGAAACAATTACACCAGAGTTACTCAAATCAGAAATGAACTTTTCTCATTTTGTTGACCTGTCCCCATATTTACATGAGTGATGTTTTCACtaattatttacaaaaaaaaaaatggaataatcGTTTCTTGTGTGGCTGTTGACTTTGTTACGTTTTTCTCCTCGATGTTACTACAATCGTTAGCCTCTAAAAAAGGTTGACCTCCTCACGTTTAAAATGTGAGGTTACTTCAACATAAGACAACACTTGTACGCTTACCTTAGGATTTGACCGAGGGACTCAAACAGACAGTTCAGTACAGCCATGAGCATGAgctataggaagagagagagagcagtggaggatGAAAGGAAAACAAGAGAATTGAGAGGTATAGATGGAAGCCAGGAGAAATAAACATAGAAAGGGTgtgggaaagagagagcaaaAAGTCAGATGTGGTTGAATCACTCTGCTTGTTGTATATAAATGCTGAGATGCCATAAAGGGGCTGGTTTTTCGCTAGCAATGTACACAGCAACAAGTGCTAAAGAAAATGAAATTATCAGCCACTTATTCTCATGGGCATTTTCTATATATAGGGTCTCCATTGATGACGTCATGCAGACAAATGACCTgtggcatgtattcatggatgccaatggcagtcaggcttccccaaaaatgtaccaatatatacagtatatatttgtaAAATCTTTTGTCTCTCCGAGTTTAATCATTTTCATTCAATTTTCAAAAGAGCCTGAATGCATCTCACCGGAGCAAGCATCCGAGCGAGCCAAACAGCAGCCCTCTGTCTCTACGTAtcggccatctatctgatgccgTCTGGTCCAAActagtatgacattgttgccacctgtagcattgaatgcaagggaagtcagtgagcatttggcctcccttgatttaaaactgttttttttattgcCAATCaacattgagctaaactgagctcaactgtgaatagtcctggcgcaccaacaaaaaaaaaagaacccAAAAAAAGGGAAGCCAGTCTGGATTTTGGCATCACTCCAATCAAATCGCATTGTGAgcatacgtcattgacagaaacaacttcaTTTGTTGCATCTCATTGTATTGTTGTCCTCCGGTGCCTAGCTTGCTAGCTCAAATTGGcactttcctaaattagccatggatggagatagggatttggacttgtggttgtAATGAATTATCTGTACTGGACAATGATTACaatggcgattctgatccaaccattaattaatacattgtgcccctggcctgagaggatggaagttcaatatgtagctaggtGTAGtaagctaatgttaactagctaacgttgcctgtgaaaggaagttaggctagctaggacaacaaaaaataagtgcgtactgtataacagagtgatagaatgttttgtcaacatgaaagagaggaggatgacattgtcgtttctctacaagtagggtgagtcaacatgttttcctACTCGCACAAATGCGCACTCACACAGAAATccgaaccatggacagccacatcatatatagcttacgttgattggactaaattgtttttggtatcttttagttgtcactataTTAGACTAATCAGGGGTGACttgatgatgttgaagttgaaatgttgCTGGAGTAGTGGAGGCAGTGCTTTGTGGATttcaccagacagaggttgctctccggttgtgtgataaaacaaaggtgtggttgaacgTATTCTACCACTGAGTCTTCTTATTGTCTTGGCTTTCaggcatatatacacacacctaattcatatattaatatatatatatatatatatattttaccttcatttaactaggcaaaaattttattttcaatgacggcctagcaacagtaggttaactgctttgttcaggggcagaacgacatatttgtaccttgtcagctcagtgattctatcttgcaacctttcggttactagtcctacgctctaaccactagactacactGCCACcccacatatatacatacacctatatatacatacacacacacaagacataaTAATTAGCAGGTTAAAGAtgaaacaacgcaattatcacaacacaggttgtaataGGGGGGAAGCCATTTTTACCCATGCACCGCTACTGAAAATGACATGTTGCTTTCTGAGATCCGAATTCTAAATTGATATGCGAGGGCTTAACGCAGACTTTGTATGAAttatgcattgatgtcaatgcaAGATTTGTGCAAAAAACTTGAGTTGCATGCGGACTGCGGATCTCAAGTCAGGATCTGGGCCATAATGCAGTCTTTGAAGCACCAGTCTAGCCTTGTACTCCTTCTGCATCTGAAGCACATTACCTACCTCATTCTCCTGTGAACTGCCCACCACGTAGAAGAACAGGTCAATGCTGCACTTATACACGATCGTCATCCCCTCCACAAATGCAATCTCATCTGCttagagagaatgaaagagcgagagagatagagagcgagagagagcgagacgctGAGATTCCAAGCCACCAAGTGATCTTTATTGCAATGTTAAAGCACATCCACACCTTATTCACatatacagacatacccaagtgAGAGGTTTCATGGATGTGGCCAATAATGGAGGCTTCCAATTTAAACGAGTGTTGTCACATAAAATGCTAATCTCCTATGTGTGTGgggaagaagggatggagaggaaggagggatatCGAGATGGAGAGTGGGTATCCTCCTTAGGGGCAGGTGGACCCGGGGTGTCAGGTGACTGCTGTGAATTTCATTGGAACAAAAGAGTGTGAGAGCTGTCTGTCGCTGAACTGGTTCCCTCCCCTTTTGTTCACTGTAACGTGAGCTTGGGAGGACTGAAGAACCCAGAGGAACCAATACTGTTTCTCAACTTTTAGACAAACTAACCAATGAGGGTTGAGCCACAGGCTAATACTGTACAGCTAACACTGCCTCATGCTTTTCTATGCTGGAGGATACACAGAAGGTGTGTGTACAACGGGTCGTGACCTAATAATGCTTTTCACACAGTATCCTATTGACGAGAAGCCAAAGAAAGACTGGTACACATATGCAATGATTTACATTATGATCCTGTTGATACTGATTTCACTGACAGTGCACATCTTCTCAACTCTCACCACATTGCTAGaagctttttatatatatattttttttaatcttaGTGGTTCATTAAAACTATAAAATGGACCAGAATATCAGGCCTCAAGCTCAACTATCCACTCCAATAGTCTCCTGGGAACATTTTTATGGGGTAAAAACTTACTGTCAGCTTTGTGTGTCTTGTTGAAAACGTTCTTTTCAAAGTTCTTCTGCTCCTTCATGGAGGGGTAGAGCTCTTTGTCGTAGTACTAAAACGCAACAAAGACAGAATTTTGAGTCATTAGTTATAATTAATACACCATCTACAACAAGTGCTCATTTGGGGCAGTACTCACAATGTCGACTCCACAACAATAACCAACGTGGGTCGCTATTGGACAACTGTTATTAGCATACCTTTGATAGAAGTCTATTGCCATCGTTATCCAAAATGAAGACCGCTTTCACTGTGTAAAGTGAGGGTTCCTGAAAGACAGTATGACCACATGTTGACCAGAAATAAGGACAATTTGCATTTCCATAGGACCTAGGCATACTGAACACATTCCTAACAGTTATTACTAGagcactgatgatgatgatgatgatgatgatgatgatgatattggtGATGATAATACAGTCAAGTTATTGAAAAGCATGAGGAATACGACAATATCAGGAAGAGATGCGAGTGTAGATGACGATGGTCCCAGAACCTTCAGTTACTTCCATCCCACGGTGCCTTGGTTGAACCGGGCCAAAGTTCTGTTATGCACTGACTACCACAGACTCAGAGCCTAAGTGTATCACAGAACTTGGGCCAGGAACATCACATTCAGGACTTTAGAGTTGAACTGGAGGAAAAGTCCAAACCAGTCATCCAGATGTCTATGGCAATTAGAAACAGTCAATAGTGGAACGAATTCCTTGAACAGTTCAATGAGGTGCAGGTGTCAGGTAACCAGTCCTATGGTCCTTTGTGCAACATTACTTTATGCATTAAGTACAGTGAATATCAATATCAAGAGTCCATAACTTATTGAAATCCACATCCAGCCACTGTAGTGTGCAGCCATAATGACTGCCTACTAACAGAAAACACTGCAATTTACATAGAGCAATACATCAATTAAAATGTtatcagtaaaaaaataaaaatacaatttaaaaaagtgTGTATATATACGAGAGACAAAGAGATATCTTTTGAGGCTGGGGGTCAAGTGCTGTGTGTTAATCAACGAAAAGTAATTGCGGCCTTGTCCAGCGCTGCTTGTATTATTTAAAGTTTAAATTAcagtataaaaaaaacaacaactgtaaAGTCGAAACGTAAACCTTAATTTATCTTAGTACAATGATAATCTGTCTAGAGTTTAGCTCAAAAGTGTGAAATTATTCTATACATATTTTGTTAAAAAACCCACCTGTGGAATCAAGTTTTTGGTAAGCGTAAAATGCTGCGCAACGCACCTCCTCCGGTTGAAACCAAATATCGTAGACGTGGCACACAATATATTCAGTGTTCACCCTTCAATGCTTGGGCAGGGTGATGTCACAGTTATAGTAAAAGTATAACGGATAACCGACACCTCATGCCATTCATTTAAGTGTAAATCATAACAAATTGGGTTATAATATCAGATATGTGACATGGGGTAGCTTTTCAAACAGTATGCCCCTCTCTCTGGGATGATTTGGCAACTGTTCGAGTTTGTACAACAGCAATTGCCCATTGACGAGGAAAAAGTACAACACATGTTGCTGCTGGTTGTGGAATTTCAGTACGCTACACTCAAATAGCGCATAGACTACATTCAGATAACAACGACAGTCGTGCAGAATACAGTACCTCCTAATGTCTGCTATCGCACCTGAAAAGATTAGATCCAGCCAGTCAGAGACCTCAAACAATCACGTCTTAGGCTGGCCATACTgtaaaatactgaatacaacatctTACGCAGCAAAGGGCTATAATGAATGCTATTCAAGCAATGGCCGACGAGGCCTAATCATGCGTTTGCAAGGTAATGCTCGTTTAGAAATATGTTTAAAGAGCCATATCCCTACCGATTGCTTACCAGAGACGCGATCTCCATAGTGGTTCTCTGGTGTTGACGTGGACAGGTTTGAGCTGTCATTCTAGTAGACCTCGCAAAATCCTCTGACTCATGGGTGGGCGGGCCTGGAGGAGGCTCCGCGAAACCAAGCCCTTCATTCGGCCATGTTGGCTCCCTCTAGTTCGTGAATGATGTTAGGTCCTTGTTCTCTAGGAACCACAATGGTGTCCGTTTCTTATAGCGGTGCTTTTACGCGTTACTCCAAAATTAACACCGATGAGGTTTTTGGTGACTTCACCTACTTCATATGGCCAAGCAGTGCATTATGGGACATTATGCATATAAATCCCATCAGCTGTATATTTAATCGCATGTGTTTAGTGCATGTCATACATGAATTACTCTTGTTACAAGTGATAGCCTACTTTACTCTAAAATATGTGATTCAATCCATGTTGCGAGGCATGTCTGGGTTACCCAGCGCGGACGTCATTATTTTCATAGTTCATTCTAACACGGCAGATGGCAGCAATGCACATAGGGATGGATtgacagacagcacagacagtaTGATATTCTACTTTCGAGCCTG contains:
- the LOC110538086 gene encoding coatomer subunit zeta-1 isoform X2; this translates as MTAQTCPRQHQRTTMEIASLEPSLYTVKAVFILDNDGNRLLSKYYDKELYPSMKEQKNFEKNVFNKTHKADNEIAFVEGMTIVYKCSIDLFFYVVGSSQENELMLMAVLNCLFESLGQILRKNVERRCLLDNLDGVFLVVDEIIDGGVILESDPQQVIQKVNYRLDGSEQAYGFDLFDYIVGNIDGQTDRSQCA
- the LOC110538086 gene encoding coatomer subunit zeta-1 isoform X3, translated to MTAQTCPRQHQRTTMEIASLEPSLYTVKAVFILDNDGNRLLSKYYDKELYPSMKEQKNFEKNVFNKTHKADNEIAFVEGMTIVYKCSIDLFFYVVGSSQENELMLMAVLNCLFESLGQILRKNVERRCLLDNLDGVFLVVDEIIDGGVILESDPQQVIQKVNYRADENPLSEQSVAQIMQSAKEQIKWSILK
- the LOC110538086 gene encoding coatomer subunit zeta-1 isoform X1; protein product: MTAQTCPRQHQRTTMEIASLEPSLYTVKAVFILDNDGNRLLSKYYDKELYPSMKEQKNFEKNVFNKTHKADNEIAFVEGMTIVYKCSIDLFFYVVGSSQENELMLMAVLNCLFESLGQILRKNVERRCLLDNLDGVFLVVDEIIDGGVILESDPQQVIQKVNYRADENPLSEQSVAQHITDKLAMTSNIMQSAKEQIKWSILK